The following proteins are co-located in the Mesorhizobium sp. M1E.F.Ca.ET.045.02.1.1 genome:
- a CDS encoding AzlC family ABC transporter permease: MSAEAISEGRAQSDFWDGVRLSMPVVVASAPFAVLFGALAVDNGFSALEAFLMSAMIYGGASQMVGIELFGQHVAPWLVVLSIFAVNFRHVLYSAGIGRRIAHWPVLQQAIGYFVLTDPQYAIAEARAESGRPVGFVWYMGLGLPVYVFWVIESGLGAVFGKMIPDTHALGIDFLLPIYFLGLVMGFRKRPLWLPVVAASAAASIVAYRTVGSPWHVSIGAIAGVLLAVILPPHHSGVGKRP; encoded by the coding sequence ATGTCAGCGGAAGCAATCTCCGAAGGCCGTGCGCAGAGCGATTTCTGGGACGGCGTGCGGCTGTCGATGCCGGTGGTCGTTGCCTCGGCGCCGTTCGCGGTCCTGTTCGGCGCTTTAGCCGTCGACAACGGCTTTTCCGCCCTTGAAGCCTTCCTGATGAGCGCCATGATCTATGGCGGCGCCAGCCAGATGGTGGGCATCGAACTGTTCGGCCAGCATGTCGCGCCGTGGCTGGTCGTGCTGTCGATCTTCGCGGTGAATTTCCGCCACGTGCTCTATTCCGCCGGCATCGGCCGGCGCATCGCGCATTGGCCGGTTCTGCAGCAGGCCATCGGCTACTTCGTCCTCACCGATCCGCAATATGCCATCGCCGAGGCGAGGGCAGAGTCCGGTCGGCCGGTCGGTTTCGTCTGGTATATGGGGCTCGGCCTGCCGGTTTATGTTTTCTGGGTGATCGAAAGCGGCCTGGGTGCGGTGTTCGGCAAGATGATCCCGGATACCCATGCGCTGGGCATCGATTTCCTGCTGCCGATCTATTTCCTCGGCCTCGTCATGGGCTTCCGCAAGCGGCCGCTGTGGCTGCCGGTGGTCGCCGCGAGCGCGGCCGCCTCGATCGTCGCCTACAGAACCGTCGGCTCGCCCTGGCATGTTTCCATCGGCGCCATTGCGGGCGTGCTTCTGGCGGTGATCCTGCCGCCGCATCACAGCGGCGTGGGGAAGCGGCCATGA
- a CDS encoding CreA family protein, whose protein sequence is MRKLIGLIAACLALSAGAAAADEVGKVGVDWVGNDIMIDAIKDPKVDGVTCHVAYFDRSIIDRLHKGNWFEDPSDSSISCRQTGPITIGDIDMSESGEEVFKQGLSLIWKKQVVNRIYDKKNETLIYLSHSRQVQNGSAKMSVTTVPLYGQNVAWTKGKPQ, encoded by the coding sequence TTGCGAAAACTGATCGGCTTGATTGCCGCATGTCTTGCCCTGAGCGCCGGCGCAGCGGCTGCCGACGAGGTCGGCAAGGTCGGCGTCGACTGGGTCGGCAACGACATCATGATCGACGCGATCAAGGATCCGAAAGTCGACGGCGTCACCTGCCACGTCGCCTATTTCGATCGCAGCATCATCGATCGGTTGCACAAGGGCAATTGGTTCGAGGATCCCTCCGATTCCTCGATCTCCTGCCGCCAGACCGGGCCGATCACCATCGGCGACATCGACATGAGCGAGAGCGGTGAGGAGGTGTTCAAGCAGGGCCTCAGCCTGATTTGGAAGAAGCAGGTGGTGAACCGCATCTACGACAAGAAGAACGAGACGCTGATCTATCTGTCGCATTCGCGCCAGGTGCAGAACGGCTCGGCGAAGATGTCGGTCACCACCGTGCCGCTCTACGGCCAGAACGTCGCGTGGACAAAGGGCAAGCCGCAATAG
- a CDS encoding 50S ribosomal protein L11 methyltransferase — protein sequence MAQTRLHFIANKIEADRIFAALDAAFEDDGLPLAVLEVDEAADIHEVSLYADGDVDAVEARINDILVSLALPKPVEREALPDVDWVARSLEGLKPVRAGRFFVHGAHDRGKRHSSDLAIEIEAGLAFGTGHHGTTAGCLEMLDQVVRREHPRNALDLGTGSAVLAIALAKLAHIPVLATDIDPVAVRVAAANARLNHVKALVETVTAPGFHHPIFARRAPFDLIVANILARPLMRLAPEMAKHVRLGGSLVLSGILDRQRDAVISAYVGQSFRHVRTLHREGWVTIHLKR from the coding sequence ATGGCGCAGACCAGGCTTCATTTCATCGCCAACAAGATCGAGGCCGACCGCATCTTCGCTGCGCTCGACGCCGCCTTCGAGGATGACGGCCTGCCGCTTGCCGTGCTGGAAGTCGACGAGGCCGCCGACATCCACGAAGTGTCGCTCTACGCCGATGGCGATGTCGATGCCGTCGAAGCGCGGATCAACGATATTCTCGTGAGCCTCGCTTTGCCGAAGCCGGTCGAACGCGAGGCGTTGCCCGACGTCGACTGGGTGGCGCGCTCACTGGAAGGGCTGAAGCCGGTCCGCGCCGGGCGTTTCTTCGTCCATGGCGCTCACGACCGCGGCAAGCGCCACAGCAGCGATCTCGCCATCGAGATCGAGGCGGGTCTTGCCTTCGGCACTGGCCATCACGGCACCACGGCCGGCTGCCTCGAAATGCTGGACCAGGTCGTGCGGCGCGAACATCCCCGCAACGCGCTCGATCTCGGCACCGGCAGTGCCGTGCTGGCGATAGCGCTGGCGAAGCTTGCGCATATCCCCGTGCTGGCAACCGACATCGATCCGGTCGCCGTTCGCGTCGCTGCCGCCAATGCGCGCCTCAATCATGTCAAGGCACTGGTCGAGACGGTGACGGCGCCCGGCTTCCATCATCCGATCTTCGCCAGGCGCGCGCCCTTCGACCTGATCGTCGCCAACATCCTGGCGCGGCCGCTGATGCGGCTGGCGCCGGAGATGGCCAAGCACGTCAGGCTGGGCGGCTCGCTGGTGCTCTCCGGCATCCTCGACCGCCAGCGCGATGCGGTGATCTCGGCCTATGTCGGCCAAAGCTTCCGCCACGTCCGCACCTTGCATCGCGAGGGCTGGGTGACGATCCACCTCAAGCGCTGA
- a CDS encoding outer membrane protein assembly factor BamD, with translation MLFSRVGQSKAPHRAVFLAFSLIAPSLVLSACMSSEKDVNLATYVDQTEPADVLYNQGLANLNAGRLDEASKKFDAVDRQHPYSEFARKSMVMGAFADYRAGNYEEAIGSAKRYLTLYPSTDDAAYAQYIIGLSYYRQIKDVTQDQKEARQTVQTMQDLVTRWPNSEYVDDAKDKIRFATDQLAGKEMQIGRYYLERREYIAAVKRFRTVVETYSNTRHVEEALARLTESYYAMGLTSEAQTAAAVLGNNYPDSQWYKDSYKLLQSNGLEPRENAGSWISKAGKLITGA, from the coding sequence ATGTTGTTTTCGCGAGTTGGTCAATCGAAGGCGCCGCATCGGGCTGTTTTCCTGGCGTTTTCGTTGATTGCCCCGTCGCTGGTGCTGTCGGCCTGCATGTCGTCCGAGAAGGACGTCAACCTGGCGACCTATGTCGACCAGACCGAGCCCGCCGACGTTCTCTACAATCAGGGCCTCGCCAACCTGAATGCCGGCCGTCTCGATGAGGCGAGCAAGAAGTTCGACGCCGTCGACCGTCAGCATCCCTATTCGGAATTCGCCCGCAAATCGATGGTGATGGGCGCCTTCGCCGACTATCGCGCCGGCAATTATGAAGAGGCGATCGGTTCCGCCAAGCGCTATCTCACGCTCTATCCGTCGACCGACGATGCCGCCTACGCGCAGTACATCATCGGCTTGAGCTACTACCGGCAGATCAAGGACGTCACCCAGGATCAGAAGGAAGCGCGCCAGACGGTGCAGACCATGCAGGACCTGGTGACGCGCTGGCCGAACTCCGAATATGTCGACGACGCCAAGGACAAGATCCGCTTCGCCACCGACCAGCTCGCCGGCAAGGAGATGCAGATCGGCCGCTACTATCTCGAACGCCGCGAATATATCGCCGCCGTCAAGCGATTCCGCACGGTGGTGGAGACCTATTCCAACACGCGCCACGTCGAGGAGGCGCTGGCGCGCCTGACCGAGAGCTACTACGCGATGGGGCTGACGTCGGAAGCGCAGACGGCGGCGGCGGTGCTCGGCAACAACTATCCGGACAGCCAGTGGTACAAGGATTCCTACAAGCTCCTGCAGAGCAACGGGCTTGAGCCGCGCGAAAATGCCGGGTCGTGGATATCCAAGGCCGGGAAGCTGATCACCGGCGCCTGA
- the recN gene encoding DNA repair protein RecN has protein sequence MLSRLSIRDIVLIEKLDIDFLPGLSVLTGETGAGKSILLDALSLALGTRGDASLVRHGAAQGQVIAVFDVPRNHPARALLADNDIEDDGDIILRRVQTADGRTRVFVNDQPSSVTLMRDVGRALVEIHGQHDERALVDPGAHRELLDSFGGHLGAVRGAGEAWRYWRNCEQELSRHRAKVEAAAREADYLRASVAELAKLDPQPGEETELAELRAQMMRAEKIASEIHDAQDVLSGPSSPLPQLASLLRRLQRKAGEVPGLLDDVVKSLDEAMISLDAAQSGVETALRATEYDPQRLEKAEERLFSLRAASRKHNVAVDDLAQLRDTMAADLADLDAGEERLHGLEKQAAAAREAYDISAAQLSSLRHAAAAGLTKAVMAELPALKLERAEFIVEMVSDAESRMEEGIDQVEFWVRTNPGTRPGPMMKVASGGELSRFLLALKVALADRGSAPTLVFDEIDTGVGGAVADAIGQRLARLSKRVQVLSVTHAPQVAARAATHFLISKSGGKDRVATGIAEMDRAARQEEIARMLAGATITDEARAAAERLLRENTAAA, from the coding sequence ATGCTGTCCAGACTGTCGATCCGCGATATCGTCCTGATCGAGAAGCTGGACATCGACTTCCTGCCTGGACTTTCGGTCCTGACGGGCGAGACCGGCGCCGGCAAATCCATCCTGCTTGATGCGCTGTCGCTGGCGCTTGGAACGCGCGGCGACGCCTCGCTCGTCCGCCACGGCGCGGCACAGGGCCAGGTCATCGCGGTGTTCGACGTGCCGCGCAACCATCCAGCGCGGGCGCTGCTCGCCGACAACGATATCGAGGACGACGGCGACATCATCCTGCGCCGGGTGCAGACGGCCGACGGACGCACTCGCGTCTTCGTCAACGACCAGCCGTCCAGCGTGACCCTGATGCGCGACGTCGGCCGCGCGCTGGTCGAAATCCATGGCCAGCACGACGAGCGCGCGCTGGTCGATCCCGGCGCCCATCGCGAATTGCTGGACAGTTTCGGCGGCCATCTCGGCGCTGTGCGCGGGGCGGGCGAGGCGTGGCGCTACTGGCGAAACTGCGAGCAGGAGCTTTCCAGGCACCGCGCCAAGGTCGAGGCGGCGGCGCGCGAGGCCGATTATCTCAGGGCCTCAGTCGCCGAGCTGGCGAAGCTCGATCCGCAGCCGGGCGAGGAGACCGAGCTGGCTGAATTGCGCGCCCAGATGATGCGCGCCGAAAAGATCGCGTCCGAGATTCACGACGCGCAGGACGTGCTGTCGGGGCCGTCTTCGCCGCTGCCGCAGCTCGCCAGCCTTTTGCGCAGGCTGCAGCGCAAGGCAGGTGAAGTGCCGGGACTGCTCGACGACGTGGTGAAGTCGCTGGACGAGGCGATGATATCGCTCGACGCGGCGCAGTCCGGCGTCGAGACGGCGCTTCGCGCCACCGAATACGATCCGCAGCGCCTCGAGAAGGCCGAGGAGCGGCTGTTTTCGCTGCGCGCGGCCTCGCGCAAGCACAATGTCGCGGTCGACGACCTGGCGCAGCTGCGCGACACGATGGCGGCGGATCTTGCCGATCTCGATGCCGGCGAGGAGCGGCTGCACGGGCTGGAGAAGCAGGCCGCCGCCGCGCGCGAGGCTTACGACATTTCGGCGGCGCAGCTCTCTTCGCTTCGCCACGCCGCCGCAGCCGGCCTGACCAAGGCGGTGATGGCCGAACTGCCGGCGCTCAAGCTCGAGCGGGCCGAATTCATCGTCGAGATGGTGAGCGATGCCGAAAGCCGCATGGAAGAAGGCATCGACCAGGTCGAATTCTGGGTGCGCACCAATCCTGGCACCCGGCCCGGGCCGATGATGAAGGTCGCTTCGGGCGGCGAGCTGTCGCGCTTCCTTCTGGCGCTGAAGGTGGCGCTTGCCGACCGCGGCTCGGCACCGACCCTTGTCTTTGATGAAATCGACACCGGCGTCGGCGGCGCGGTGGCCGACGCCATCGGCCAGCGATTGGCGCGGCTCTCGAAGAGAGTGCAAGTGCTTTCGGTCACGCATGCGCCGCAAGTGGCGGCCCGCGCGGCGACACATTTCCTGATCTCGAAATCCGGCGGCAAGGACCGTGTCGCCACCGGCATTGCCGAAATGGATCGCGCGGCACGCCAGGAGGAAATCGCGCGCATGCTGGCGGGCGCCACCATCACCGACGAGGCGCGCGCCGCCGCCGAGCGGCTGCTGCGGGAAAATACGGCCGCCGCCTAG
- a CDS encoding aminopeptidase P family protein, whose translation MFQTFDSAGDPTVGKPRVAMLRQWLVENGLDGFMVPRADEHQGEYVADRSARLKWLTGFSGSAGVAIILRDRAFIFVDGRYTLQVRGEVDLSIFTVESLIDNPPASWIKDSLGKGARLGFDPWLHTIGEVKALRASAEQSGATLVPLDKNPIDIIWKDQPQPPAAPVELHPIAFAGELAKDKLARLAGAIQKDGATHAVLTDPSSIAWAFNIRGGDVAHTPLALGFAILAADGKHQLFMDPHKFSRQVAAYLTQLADLHDPGEFEAAIAGLADDGAKIALDPVLAAEKLKMLVESNGGKVISAADPARIPRATKNQAEIAGSRAAHRRDGAAVAKLLCWLDRQKPDTLDEIDVVTKLEEVRRQTGEETQMPLRDVSFDTISGAGPNGAIMHYRVSRATSRKLQSGELFLLDSGGQYQDGTTDITRTVPIGQPTEEMRERFTLVLKGMIGISMLCFPAGTRGSEIDAVARMALWKHGCDFAHGTGHGVGSYLAVHEGPQRIARTGTEKLLAGMMLSNEPGYYKEGAYGIRIENLILVTPTEQIDGGDIAMHGFETLTLAPIDKRLIRTDLLTRDELHWLDQYHAWVLAEIGPMVDGETLAWLEKATAPLPHDAKI comes from the coding sequence ATGTTCCAGACCTTTGATTCCGCTGGCGATCCGACCGTAGGCAAGCCGCGCGTGGCGATGCTGCGTCAATGGCTGGTGGAGAACGGCCTGGACGGCTTCATGGTGCCCCGCGCCGACGAGCATCAGGGTGAGTATGTCGCCGACCGTTCGGCGCGGCTGAAATGGCTGACCGGTTTTTCCGGCTCGGCCGGCGTCGCCATCATCCTGCGCGACCGCGCCTTCATCTTCGTCGACGGCCGCTACACGCTGCAGGTGCGGGGCGAGGTCGACCTTTCGATCTTCACCGTCGAGAGCCTGATCGACAATCCGCCGGCGAGCTGGATCAAGGACAGTCTCGGCAAGGGCGCCAGGCTCGGCTTCGACCCCTGGCTGCACACGATCGGCGAGGTCAAGGCGCTGAGGGCCTCGGCCGAGCAGTCCGGCGCGACGCTGGTGCCGCTCGACAAGAATCCCATAGACATCATCTGGAAGGATCAGCCCCAGCCGCCGGCAGCGCCGGTCGAGCTCCACCCGATCGCCTTTGCCGGCGAGCTCGCCAAGGACAAGCTGGCGCGGCTGGCGGGCGCGATCCAGAAGGACGGCGCGACCCATGCCGTGCTGACCGACCCCTCTTCCATCGCCTGGGCGTTCAACATCCGTGGCGGCGATGTCGCGCACACGCCGCTGGCGCTGGGCTTCGCCATCCTTGCCGCCGACGGCAAGCACCAGCTCTTCATGGACCCGCACAAATTTTCGCGCCAGGTCGCGGCCTATCTCACCCAGCTTGCCGACCTGCACGATCCGGGCGAGTTCGAAGCAGCCATCGCTGGGCTTGCCGACGATGGCGCAAAAATCGCGCTCGATCCGGTGCTGGCGGCGGAAAAGCTGAAGATGCTGGTCGAGAGCAATGGCGGCAAGGTGATATCGGCCGCCGATCCGGCCCGCATCCCGCGCGCCACCAAGAACCAGGCCGAGATCGCCGGCAGCCGCGCCGCGCATCGTCGCGACGGTGCCGCGGTCGCCAAGCTGCTCTGCTGGCTCGACCGGCAGAAACCGGACACGCTCGACGAGATCGATGTCGTCACCAAGCTCGAGGAGGTTCGCCGCCAGACCGGCGAGGAGACGCAGATGCCGCTGCGCGACGTCTCCTTCGACACCATCTCAGGCGCCGGCCCGAACGGCGCGATCATGCATTATCGCGTGTCGCGCGCCACCAGCCGCAAGCTTCAGAGCGGCGAGCTGTTCCTGCTCGATTCCGGCGGACAGTACCAGGACGGCACCACCGACATCACCCGCACCGTGCCGATCGGCCAGCCGACCGAGGAGATGCGCGAGCGCTTCACGCTGGTGCTGAAGGGCATGATCGGCATCTCGATGCTGTGCTTCCCGGCCGGCACGCGCGGCTCTGAGATCGATGCCGTCGCCCGCATGGCGCTTTGGAAGCATGGCTGCGACTTCGCCCATGGCACCGGCCATGGCGTCGGCTCCTATCTCGCCGTGCACGAAGGCCCGCAGCGCATCGCCCGCACCGGCACCGAAAAACTGCTCGCCGGCATGATGCTCTCCAACGAGCCGGGCTACTACAAGGAAGGCGCCTACGGCATCCGCATCGAGAACTTGATCCTGGTCACGCCGACCGAGCAGATCGACGGCGGCGACATCGCCATGCACGGCTTTGAGACGCTGACGCTGGCGCCGATCGACAAGCGCCTCATCCGCACCGATCTTCTGACGCGCGATGAGCTGCACTGGCTCGACCAGTATCATGCATGGGTGCTGGCCGAGATCGGTCCGATGGTCGACGGTGAGACACTGGCCTGGCTGGAGAAAGCCACCGCGCCGCTGCCACACGACGCGAAGATCTGA
- a CDS encoding AzlD family protein yields the protein MSTTFWIILAGAVATYLTRVGGHLVISRFENIHPRVEAGLNAVPAAVLTTLVAPELLHAGPAEWAALIVTALVSLRGGLMAMFLAGTAALILARQFVG from the coding sequence ATGAGCACGACCTTCTGGATCATCCTTGCCGGCGCCGTCGCCACCTATCTCACGCGCGTTGGGGGCCACCTCGTCATCTCGCGCTTCGAAAACATCCATCCGCGCGTCGAGGCGGGCTTGAACGCCGTGCCGGCCGCCGTGCTGACGACGCTGGTGGCGCCGGAACTCCTGCATGCCGGACCCGCCGAATGGGCGGCGCTGATCGTCACCGCGCTGGTGTCGCTGCGCGGTGGCCTGATGGCGATGTTTCTGGCGGGCACTGCCGCACTGATATTGGCGCGGCAGTTCGTGGGATAG
- a CDS encoding TIGR02453 family protein: MAGAFKGFGQKAIPFLKALDFHQSREWFQENRDLYESQLHKPFCDLVETLTERFTAAGLGLRGDRKKSLFRINRDVRFSKDKRPYNRHLSAILSPDGTKMEQGVFYVHIGLERCFAGVAWWQPSPELLQAMRKAIVTKPAAFRGMVAALKKAGLELDAEDRLKRAPRGFEDVTDDDLVQAVRNRHFVVRHDIDPATIYSAGLVDDLVDFTSRARPLLDWGRAIEGRAG, encoded by the coding sequence ATGGCCGGCGCGTTCAAGGGGTTTGGGCAGAAGGCCATCCCGTTCCTGAAGGCGCTCGACTTTCATCAGAGCCGGGAGTGGTTCCAGGAGAACCGCGACCTCTATGAAAGCCAACTGCATAAGCCGTTTTGCGATCTCGTGGAAACGCTGACAGAGCGCTTCACCGCGGCCGGACTTGGGCTGCGCGGCGATCGCAAGAAGTCGCTGTTCCGCATCAATCGCGACGTGCGCTTCTCCAAGGACAAGCGGCCCTACAACCGGCATCTGTCGGCCATCCTGTCACCGGATGGCACCAAGATGGAGCAGGGCGTCTTCTACGTGCATATCGGGCTCGAGCGGTGCTTTGCCGGTGTCGCCTGGTGGCAGCCGAGCCCGGAACTGCTGCAGGCGATGCGCAAGGCGATCGTGACGAAACCGGCGGCGTTCCGCGGCATGGTGGCGGCGCTGAAGAAGGCCGGCCTGGAACTCGATGCGGAAGATCGCCTGAAGCGCGCGCCGCGCGGCTTCGAGGACGTGACAGATGACGATCTCGTACAGGCGGTGCGCAACCGGCATTTCGTGGTCCGGCACGACATCGATCCGGCGACGATTTATTCGGCCGGGCTGGTCGACGATCTCGTCGATTTCACCTCGCGCGCCAGGCCGCTGCTCGATTGGGGCAGGGCGATCGAGGGCCGGGCGGGATAG
- a CDS encoding SCO family protein — protein sequence MMRSILVGILVLMAAGIGWLTFDWYRGHYGGEPFGAAFALTDQKGAPITEAAFRGHPSVVFFGFTHCPEVCPTTLFELAGWLKTMGDSGKNLNAYFVTVDPERDTPEIINSYVSNFSDRITGITGDPDKVHAMAKSFGIYWKKVDTGDGDYTMDHTASVLLLNAKGEFAGTIAYGENADTAIAKLKRLAAEG from the coding sequence ATGATGCGCTCAATTCTGGTCGGCATTCTTGTCCTGATGGCGGCGGGCATAGGCTGGCTCACTTTCGACTGGTACCGCGGCCATTATGGCGGCGAACCCTTCGGCGCGGCCTTCGCGCTGACCGACCAGAAAGGCGCGCCGATCACCGAGGCCGCGTTCAGGGGGCATCCAAGCGTCGTCTTCTTCGGCTTCACCCATTGCCCGGAAGTCTGCCCGACGACGCTCTTCGAACTGGCCGGCTGGCTGAAGACGATGGGCGACAGCGGCAAGAACCTGAACGCCTATTTCGTCACCGTGGACCCGGAGCGCGACACGCCGGAGATCATCAATTCCTATGTCAGCAACTTCTCCGATCGCATCACCGGCATCACCGGCGATCCGGACAAGGTGCATGCCATGGCCAAGTCCTTCGGCATCTACTGGAAGAAGGTCGACACCGGTGACGGCGATTACACGATGGACCACACGGCCTCCGTGCTGCTCCTCAACGCCAAGGGCGAGTTCGCCGGCACGATCGCCTATGGCGAAAACGCCGACACGGCTATCGCCAAGCTGAAACGCCTGGCGGCGGAAGGCTGA
- the ligA gene encoding NAD-dependent DNA ligase LigA, whose protein sequence is MSEKPVDSLSESEAAEELKRLAAEIAEHDRRYHTEDAPTISDAAYDALARRNLAIEERFPDLVREDSPSRRVGAPPAEGFAKVRHALPMLSLGKAYTDQDVADFIERGRRFFDRDKDLDIAFTAEPKIDGLSASLRYEDGVFVQGATRGDGAVGEDITANLKTIADIPKTLKGSGWPDVIEIRGEVYMTYAEFEALKQRSAAVGGQDYVNPRNTAAGSLRQKDPSVTASRNLKFFAYAWGYTTADPAPTQYDSVQKFKDWGFKVSPLMVRAKSIDELIAQYHRIEEQRSSLGYDIDGVVYKVDQLELQRRWGFVTGEPRWAVAHKFPAEQAMTTVEKIDIQVGRTGTLAPVARLAPVTVGGVVVENVTLHNEDYIKGFDSNGQPIRDGIDVRIGDTVVIQRAGDVIPQIVSVVIDKRPADAVPYEFPHTCPVCGSPATREINEKTGKEDSRRRCTGELICPAQAVEGLRHFVSRGALDIEGLGAENIDLFFNAGLVKTAADIFTLKDRRPAVTKALAERREEQARLREEASGKTRKNVRSVEERNYEGLDKLFAAIDARREPELDRFIFALGIRHIGETTAAVLARQFSTIEELIRVGKETAKAENPHDVFPSINGIGDTVIGALRDFFGNERNDDVLDALLAQVHPKPYIVEISAGSEVSGKTVVFTGTLEKMTRSEAKAMAERLGAKVAGSVSAKTDLVVAGPGAGSKLKVATDLGIEVIDEDTWLQRIGRGG, encoded by the coding sequence ATGTCGGAAAAACCAGTCGATTCGCTGAGCGAAAGCGAGGCCGCAGAGGAGCTTAAGCGGCTGGCGGCGGAGATCGCCGAGCACGACCGGCGTTATCACACCGAGGATGCGCCGACGATCTCGGACGCCGCGTATGACGCGCTGGCGCGCCGCAATCTCGCCATTGAGGAGCGCTTTCCCGATCTCGTGCGCGAGGATTCGCCGTCGCGCCGGGTCGGCGCGCCGCCGGCGGAAGGCTTTGCCAAGGTGCGCCACGCCTTGCCGATGCTCAGCCTCGGCAAGGCCTATACCGACCAGGACGTTGCCGATTTCATCGAGCGCGGCCGGCGCTTCTTCGACCGCGACAAGGATCTCGACATCGCCTTTACGGCCGAGCCAAAGATCGACGGGCTGTCGGCCTCGCTGCGCTATGAAGACGGCGTGTTCGTGCAGGGCGCGACGCGCGGCGACGGCGCCGTCGGCGAGGACATCACGGCCAATCTGAAGACCATCGCCGATATCCCGAAGACACTCAAAGGCTCCGGCTGGCCGGACGTCATCGAGATCCGCGGCGAGGTCTATATGACCTATGCCGAGTTCGAGGCGCTGAAACAGCGCTCGGCGGCGGTCGGCGGCCAGGACTATGTCAATCCGCGCAACACGGCGGCCGGGTCGCTGCGCCAGAAGGATCCATCCGTCACCGCCAGCCGCAATCTCAAATTCTTCGCCTATGCCTGGGGCTATACGACAGCGGATCCGGCTCCGACCCAGTACGATTCCGTCCAGAAATTCAAGGACTGGGGGTTCAAGGTCAGCCCGTTGATGGTGCGGGCGAAGTCGATCGACGAACTGATCGCGCAGTACCACCGGATCGAGGAACAGCGCTCGTCGCTCGGCTACGACATTGATGGCGTCGTCTACAAGGTCGACCAGCTCGAGCTGCAGCGGCGCTGGGGTTTCGTCACCGGCGAGCCGCGCTGGGCGGTCGCCCATAAATTCCCGGCCGAACAGGCGATGACGACGGTGGAAAAGATCGACATCCAGGTCGGCCGCACCGGCACGCTGGCGCCGGTGGCCCGGCTGGCGCCGGTCACGGTCGGCGGCGTGGTGGTCGAGAACGTCACGCTGCACAACGAAGACTACATCAAAGGCTTCGACAGCAACGGCCAGCCGATCCGCGACGGCATCGATGTCCGCATCGGCGACACGGTGGTGATCCAGCGGGCAGGGGACGTCATCCCGCAGATCGTCAGCGTCGTCATCGACAAACGTCCGGCCGATGCGGTGCCTTACGAATTCCCGCACACCTGTCCGGTCTGCGGATCGCCGGCGACGCGCGAGATCAACGAAAAGACCGGCAAGGAGGATTCACGCCGCCGCTGCACCGGCGAACTGATCTGCCCGGCGCAGGCGGTGGAAGGGCTGCGCCACTTCGTGTCGCGCGGCGCGCTCGATATCGAAGGGTTGGGCGCCGAGAACATCGACCTCTTCTTCAATGCGGGGTTGGTCAAGACCGCGGCCGACATCTTCACGCTGAAGGATCGCCGGCCGGCCGTCACCAAGGCGCTGGCCGAGCGGCGCGAGGAGCAGGCAAGACTGCGCGAGGAGGCATCCGGCAAGACGCGCAAGAATGTGCGCAGCGTCGAGGAGCGCAATTACGAGGGTCTCGACAAGCTGTTCGCGGCAATCGATGCGCGCCGCGAGCCGGAACTCGACCGCTTCATCTTCGCGCTCGGCATACGCCATATCGGCGAGACCACCGCGGCTGTGCTTGCCCGCCAGTTCTCGACCATCGAAGAACTGATCCGCGTCGGCAAGGAGACGGCGAAGGCGGAGAATCCGCATGACGTCTTTCCGTCGATCAACGGCATTGGCGACACGGTGATCGGCGCGCTGCGCGACTTTTTCGGCAACGAGCGCAACGACGACGTGCTCGATGCGTTGCTCGCGCAGGTTCATCCGAAGCCGTATATCGTCGAGATCTCGGCCGGCAGCGAGGTTTCCGGCAAGACAGTGGTGTTCACGGGCACGCTGGAAAAGATGACGCGCTCCGAGGCCAAGGCAATGGCGGAGCGTCTCGGCGCCAAGGTCGCGGGCTCGGTTTCGGCGAAGACCGATCTTGTGGTGGCGGGGCCCGGCGCCGGCTCCAAGCTGAAGGTTGCGACCGATCTCGGCATCGAGGTGATCGACGAAGATACCTGGTTGCAGCGCATCGGCAGGGGCGGCTGA